The following proteins are co-located in the Citrobacter freundii ATCC 8090 = MTCC 1658 = NBRC 12681 genome:
- the gntT gene encoding gluconate transporter, with protein MPLVIVAIGVILLLLLMIRFKMNGFIALVLVALAVGLMQGMPLDKVIGSIKAGVGGTLGSLALIMGFGAMLGKMLADCGGAQRIATTLIAKFGKKHIQWAVVLTGFTVGFALFYEVGFVLMLPLVFTIAAAANIPLLYVGVPMAAALSVTHGFLPPHPGPTAIATIFHADMGKTLLFGTILAIPTVILAGPVYARFLKGIDKPIPEGLYSAKTFTEEEMPGFGVSVWTSLVPVILMAMRAVAEMILPKGHAFLTVAEFLGDPVMATLIAVLIAMFTFGLNRGRSMDQINDTLVSSIKIIAMMLLIIGGGGAFKQVLVDSGVDKYIASMMHGSNVSPLLMAWSIAAVLRIALGSATVAAITAGGIVAPLIATTGVSPELMVIAVGSGSVIFSHVNDPGFWLFKEYFNLTIGETIKSWSMLETIISVCGLVGCLLLGMVV; from the coding sequence ATGCCATTAGTCATCGTTGCTATCGGTGTAATCTTGTTACTCCTCCTGATGATCCGTTTCAAAATGAACGGTTTCATCGCTCTCGTCCTGGTGGCGCTTGCTGTCGGATTGATGCAAGGGATGCCACTGGATAAAGTCATCGGTTCAATTAAAGCCGGCGTCGGCGGAACCCTTGGCAGCCTCGCCCTGATTATGGGTTTTGGCGCCATGCTGGGCAAAATGCTGGCGGACTGCGGCGGCGCACAGCGCATCGCAACCACCCTGATTGCTAAATTCGGCAAAAAACATATTCAATGGGCGGTGGTATTAACCGGCTTCACCGTTGGTTTTGCCCTGTTCTACGAAGTTGGTTTCGTACTGATGCTGCCGCTGGTGTTCACCATTGCCGCTGCTGCCAATATCCCGCTGCTGTACGTTGGCGTGCCAATGGCTGCGGCACTGTCCGTAACGCACGGCTTCCTGCCACCGCACCCGGGTCCAACCGCTATTGCCACCATTTTCCACGCAGATATGGGTAAAACCCTGCTGTTTGGTACGATTCTGGCAATCCCGACCGTTATTCTCGCCGGTCCGGTATACGCACGTTTCCTGAAAGGCATTGATAAGCCAATCCCGGAAGGTCTGTACAGCGCAAAAACCTTCACTGAAGAAGAGATGCCAGGCTTTGGCGTCAGCGTCTGGACCTCTCTGGTCCCGGTTATTCTGATGGCAATGCGCGCCGTGGCGGAGATGATTCTGCCGAAAGGTCATGCTTTCCTGACGGTTGCAGAATTCCTCGGTGACCCGGTCATGGCAACGCTGATTGCAGTGCTGATTGCGATGTTCACGTTTGGTCTGAACCGCGGACGTTCGATGGATCAGATTAACGACACGCTGGTGTCTTCAATCAAAATCATTGCGATGATGCTGTTGATCATCGGCGGCGGCGGTGCCTTCAAACAGGTCCTGGTTGATAGCGGCGTGGACAAATACATCGCTTCAATGATGCATGGCTCTAACGTGTCTCCGCTGCTGATGGCATGGTCTATCGCTGCAGTACTGCGTATCGCATTGGGTTCCGCAACCGTTGCAGCGATCACCGCTGGTGGGATAGTGGCGCCGCTGATTGCAACAACCGGCGTAAGCCCTGAGCTGATGGTTATTGCGGTTGGTTCCGGTTCTGTCATCTTCTCCCACGTGAACGA
- the nfuA gene encoding Fe-S biogenesis protein NfuA — MIHISDAAQAHFAKLLANQEEGTQIRVFVINPGTPNAECGVSYCPPDAVEATDTAIKFDLLTAYVDELSAPYLEDAEIDFVTDQLGSQLTLKAPNAKMRKVADDAPLMERVEYMLQSQINPQLAGHGGRVSLMEITDEGYAILQFGGGCNGCSMVDVTLKEGIEKQLLAEFPELKGVRDLTEHQRGEHSYY, encoded by the coding sequence ATGATCCATATTTCCGATGCTGCACAAGCGCACTTTGCCAAACTGCTGGCAAATCAGGAAGAAGGGACACAAATCCGCGTATTTGTGATTAATCCCGGCACGCCTAACGCTGAATGCGGCGTTTCTTATTGTCCGCCGGACGCCGTGGAAGCAACCGACACCGCCATTAAATTTGACCTGCTGACCGCATATGTTGATGAACTGAGCGCACCGTATCTGGAAGATGCAGAAATCGATTTCGTTACCGACCAGTTAGGCTCCCAGCTGACCCTGAAAGCACCAAACGCCAAAATGCGTAAAGTTGCCGATGATGCGCCGCTGATGGAACGCGTGGAGTACATGCTGCAATCGCAGATCAACCCACAGTTGGCTGGTCACGGTGGTCGCGTATCTCTGATGGAAATCACCGATGAAGGCTACGCCATTCTGCAGTTTGGCGGCGGCTGTAACGGCTGTTCAATGGTCGATGTGACGCTGAAAGAAGGTATCGAGAAGCAGCTGCTGGCTGAATTCCCTGAACTGAAAGGCGTTCGCGATTTAACCGAACACCAGCGCGGCGAGCACTCTTACTACTAA
- the gntX gene encoding DNA utilization protein GntX: MLTVPGLCWLCRMPLTLGHWGICSVCTRATRQHASLCPQCGLPAAHTVIPCGRCLQKPPPWQRLVTVSDYVPPLSGLIHQLKFSRRSETASALSRLLLLEVLQARRVSALPLPDRLVSVPLWQRRHWRRGFNQSDLLCRPLARWLGCDWDSQTVSRVRATATQHHLSARLRKRNLKNAFRLELPVQGLHMVIVDDVVTTGSTVAEIAQLLLRNGAATVQVWCLCRTL, translated from the coding sequence ATGCTAACAGTACCGGGATTGTGCTGGCTATGCCGAATGCCCCTGACGTTAGGGCATTGGGGGATCTGCTCAGTCTGTACGCGGGCAACGCGCCAACACGCCAGCCTATGCCCCCAATGTGGACTCCCTGCCGCTCATACCGTCATTCCCTGTGGGCGCTGCCTGCAAAAACCGCCGCCGTGGCAGCGGCTGGTCACCGTCAGCGACTATGTTCCGCCGTTGAGCGGGCTTATCCACCAGCTCAAGTTTTCGCGACGCAGCGAAACAGCCTCCGCTCTTTCGCGTTTGCTGTTGCTGGAGGTACTACAGGCCCGGCGCGTCAGCGCCCTTCCTCTGCCGGACAGGCTGGTCAGCGTCCCGCTCTGGCAACGTCGACACTGGCGCAGAGGGTTTAATCAGAGCGATTTACTGTGCCGTCCGCTTGCACGCTGGCTGGGTTGCGACTGGGACAGCCAGACCGTCTCGCGGGTTCGGGCAACCGCCACGCAGCACCATCTCAGCGCCCGATTACGTAAACGTAACCTGAAAAATGCCTTTCGCCTTGAATTGCCGGTGCAGGGACTCCATATGGTTATTGTGGATGATGTCGTCACTACCGGAAGTACCGTCGCGGAAATCGCGCAGCTGCTTTTACGCAACGGCGCGGCGACTGTCCAGGTATGGTGCCTGTGTCGAACCTTGTAG
- the bioH gene encoding pimeloyl-ACP methyl ester esterase BioH — MNDIWWQTQGSGNCHLVLLHGWGLNAQVWHCISEELGSHFTLHLVDLPGFGRSQGFGAMSLEEMAERVLKQAPEKAIWLGWSLGGLVASQVALTHPERVQALVTVASSPCFSARDEWPGIKPEVLAGFQQQLSEDFQRTVERFLALQTIGTETARQDARALKKTVLALPMPEVEVLNGGLEILKTVDLREPLCAVEMPFLRLYGYLDGLVPRKVVPMLDALWPQSESLVFAKAAHAPFISHPAEFCSALVALKHQL, encoded by the coding sequence ATGAATGACATCTGGTGGCAGACCCAGGGTTCGGGAAATTGCCATCTTGTGCTGCTGCACGGATGGGGACTGAATGCGCAAGTGTGGCATTGCATAAGCGAGGAACTGGGTTCGCATTTTACGCTGCATCTTGTCGACTTACCGGGATTTGGTCGTAGCCAGGGTTTCGGTGCAATGTCGCTGGAAGAGATGGCTGAGCGGGTATTGAAACAGGCACCGGAGAAAGCTATCTGGCTCGGCTGGAGTCTGGGCGGGCTGGTCGCGAGTCAGGTAGCCTTAACGCATCCTGAGCGTGTTCAGGCGCTGGTGACCGTCGCGTCTTCCCCTTGCTTTAGCGCGCGGGATGAGTGGCCGGGTATCAAGCCAGAGGTGCTGGCAGGCTTCCAGCAGCAGCTGAGCGAAGATTTCCAGCGTACAGTGGAGCGTTTTCTGGCATTGCAAACGATAGGTACGGAAACCGCGCGTCAGGATGCGCGAGCGTTGAAGAAAACGGTGCTTGCTTTACCCATGCCGGAAGTCGAGGTGCTTAATGGCGGGCTGGAGATCCTGAAAACAGTTGATCTGCGTGAACCGCTGTGCGCGGTGGAAATGCCTTTCCTGCGGTTGTACGGCTATCTTGATGGCCTGGTGCCGCGCAAAGTCGTCCCGATGTTGGATGCCCTGTGGCCGCAGAGTGAGTCGTTGGTGTTTGCTAAGGCGGCGCATGCGCCGTTTATCTCGCATCCGGCGGAGTTCTGCTCAGCGCTGGTGGCGTTAAAACACCAGCTATAG
- the feoC gene encoding [Fe-S]-dependent transcriptional repressor FeoC: MASLIQVRDLLALRGRMEATQISHTLHTPQPMIDAMLNQLEKMGKAVRIQEDADGCLSGSCKSCPEGKACLREWWALR, encoded by the coding sequence ATGGCATCACTTATTCAGGTTCGTGATTTATTGGCTTTGCGGGGGCGCATGGAGGCGACACAAATAAGCCACACGCTGCATACCCCGCAGCCCATGATTGACGCCATGCTGAATCAGTTAGAAAAGATGGGCAAAGCGGTGCGGATTCAGGAAGATGCCGACGGGTGTCTTTCCGGAAGCTGCAAAAGTTGCCCGGAAGGTAAAGCCTGCCTGCGCGAGTGGTGGGCTTTGCGCTAA
- the feoB gene encoding Fe(2+) transporter permease subunit FeoB — protein sequence MKKLTIGLIGNPNSGKTTLFNQLTGARQRVGNWAGVTVERKEGHFATTDHQVTLVDLPGTYSLTTISSQTSLDEQIACHYILSGDADLLINVVDASNLERNLYLTLQLLELGIPCIVALNMLDIAEKQQIRIDIDALSARLGCPVVPLVSTRARGIEALKLAIDRYKENDTVELVHYAQPLLQEADSLADAMAKDMPLKQRRWLGLQMLEGDIYSRAYAGDAAQNLDASIARLSETMDDPALHIADARYQCIAAICDTVSNTLTAEPSRFTTAVDKIVLNRFLGLPIFLFVMYLMFLLAINIGGALQPLFDVGSVALFIHGIQWIGYTLHFPDWLTIFLAQGLGGGINTVLPLVPQIGMMYLFLSFLEDSGYMARAAFVMDRLMQALGLPGKSFVPLIVGFGCNVPSVMGARTLDAPRERLMTIMMAPFMSCGARLAIFAVFAAAFFGQNGALAVFSLYVLGIVMAVLTGLMLKHTIMRGEATPFVMELPVYHVPHIKSLIIQTWQRLKGFVLRAGKVIIIVSIFLSAFNSFSLSGKIVDNINDSALASVSRVITPVFKPIGVHEDNWQATVGLFTGAMAKEVVVGTLNTLYTAENIQEEEFNPADFHLGDELLGAVDETWQSLKDTFSLSVLANPIEASKGDGEMATGAMGVMGEKFGSAAAAYSYLIFVLLYVPCISVMGAIARESSRGWMSFSILWGLNIAYSLSTLFYQTVSYKEHPTYSLVCILAVILFNIVLLGLLRRARSRVDLALLATNRTASSCCSSTTGDCH from the coding sequence ATGAAAAAACTAACCATTGGTTTAATTGGTAATCCTAATTCCGGCAAGACAACCTTATTCAACCAACTCACCGGCGCGCGCCAGCGTGTAGGCAACTGGGCTGGCGTTACCGTGGAGCGTAAAGAAGGTCATTTCGCCACAACGGACCATCAGGTCACGCTGGTGGATTTACCCGGCACCTATTCTCTGACGACAATCTCATCCCAGACCTCTCTCGATGAGCAGATTGCCTGCCACTATATTTTAAGCGGCGACGCGGATCTGTTGATCAACGTGGTCGATGCTTCAAACCTTGAACGCAACCTCTATCTGACGTTGCAACTGCTTGAGTTGGGCATCCCCTGCATCGTCGCGTTGAATATGCTGGATATCGCTGAAAAACAGCAAATCCGTATTGATATCGACGCCCTCTCAGCACGTCTTGGCTGCCCGGTGGTTCCGCTGGTTTCCACCCGCGCCCGCGGCATTGAAGCGCTGAAGCTGGCGATCGATCGCTACAAAGAAAACGACACTGTCGAGCTGGTCCATTATGCCCAGCCGTTGCTGCAGGAAGCGGATTCCCTCGCCGACGCGATGGCCAAAGATATGCCGCTCAAACAGCGCCGCTGGCTGGGCCTGCAGATGCTGGAAGGCGATATCTACAGCCGCGCATATGCGGGTGATGCCGCGCAAAATCTCGATGCCTCCATCGCACGCCTGAGCGAGACTATGGACGATCCGGCGCTGCACATCGCCGATGCGCGCTATCAGTGCATTGCCGCTATCTGCGATACCGTCAGCAATACTCTGACGGCAGAACCGAGCCGTTTCACCACCGCGGTAGATAAAATCGTTCTCAACCGCTTCCTCGGGCTGCCGATTTTCCTGTTCGTGATGTACCTGATGTTCCTGCTCGCCATTAACATCGGCGGCGCGCTGCAACCATTGTTTGACGTTGGCTCCGTAGCACTCTTTATCCATGGTATTCAGTGGATTGGCTACACGCTGCACTTCCCGGACTGGCTCACTATCTTCCTGGCCCAGGGCCTTGGCGGCGGGATTAACACCGTGCTGCCGCTGGTACCGCAAATCGGCATGATGTACCTGTTCCTCTCCTTCCTTGAAGACTCCGGCTACATGGCGCGCGCCGCGTTTGTGATGGACCGTCTGATGCAGGCGCTGGGACTGCCGGGCAAATCGTTCGTCCCGCTGATCGTCGGCTTTGGCTGTAACGTACCGTCCGTGATGGGCGCACGTACGCTGGACGCCCCGCGTGAGCGTCTGATGACCATCATGATGGCGCCGTTTATGTCCTGCGGCGCACGTCTGGCGATTTTCGCCGTCTTTGCCGCGGCGTTCTTTGGTCAGAACGGCGCACTGGCGGTCTTCTCGCTGTACGTACTGGGTATCGTGATGGCTGTGTTGACGGGCCTGATGCTCAAACACACCATCATGCGTGGTGAAGCAACGCCGTTCGTGATGGAGCTGCCGGTATACCACGTGCCGCACATCAAGAGTCTGATTATTCAGACCTGGCAACGCCTGAAAGGCTTCGTTCTGCGTGCAGGTAAAGTCATCATCATCGTCAGCATTTTCCTCAGCGCGTTTAACAGTTTCTCGCTGAGCGGGAAAATCGTCGATAACATCAACGACTCAGCTCTGGCCTCCGTTAGCCGTGTTATTACTCCAGTGTTTAAACCGATTGGCGTTCACGAAGATAACTGGCAGGCAACCGTAGGTTTGTTCACCGGCGCGATGGCGAAAGAAGTGGTGGTGGGTACGCTGAACACGCTCTATACCGCGGAAAACATTCAGGAAGAAGAGTTCAACCCGGCAGATTTCCACCTTGGTGACGAGCTGCTCGGCGCAGTGGATGAAACCTGGCAAAGCCTGAAAGACACCTTCAGCCTGAGCGTACTGGCTAACCCTATCGAAGCCAGCAAGGGCGACGGCGAAATGGCGACGGGCGCAATGGGCGTGATGGGCGAGAAATTTGGCAGCGCCGCCGCCGCGTACAGCTACCTGATCTTTGTTCTGCTGTATGTGCCGTGCATTTCAGTGATGGGCGCTATCGCACGTGAATCCAGCCGTGGCTGGATGAGTTTCTCGATTCTGTGGGGCCTGAATATCGCCTACTCTCTGTCGACGCTGTTTTATCAGACGGTCAGCTACAAAGAGCACCCGACCTACAGCCTGGTGTGCATTTTAGCGGTCATCCTGTTTAACATCGTGTTACTGGGCCTGCTGCGTCGAGCTCGCAGCCGCGTGGACCTCGCACTGCTGGCAACCAACAGAACGGCGAGTTCCTGCTGTTCCAGCACGACTGGCGATTGCCACTAA
- the feoA gene encoding ferrous iron transporter A, giving the protein MQFTPDSAWKITGFAREISPAYRQKLLSLGMLPGSSFNVVRVAPLGDPIHIETRRVSLVLRKKDLALLEVEAVSC; this is encoded by the coding sequence ATGCAATTCACTCCTGACAGTGCGTGGAAAATTACCGGCTTTGCCCGTGAAATCAGCCCGGCTTATCGTCAGAAACTGTTGTCACTTGGCATGCTGCCCGGCTCCTCCTTCAACGTGGTACGCGTCGCCCCGCTCGGCGATCCTATCCATATCGAAACGCGTCGCGTAAGTCTGGTATTGCGTAAAAAGGATTTGGCGTTATTAGAAGTGGAAGCGGTTTCCTGTTAA
- a CDS encoding Tex family protein, with product MMNDSFCRIIAGEIQARAEQVEAAVRLLDEGNTVPFIARYRKEITGGLDDTQLRNLETRLGYLRELEDRRQAILKSIGEQGKLTDDLAKAINGTLSKTELEDLYLPYKPKRRTRGQIAIEAGLEPLADLLWNEPSHDPETEAAKYLNADNGVADTKAALDGARYILMERFAEDAALLAKVRDYLWKNAHLVSTVVSGKEEEGAKFRDYFDHHEPISTVPSHRALAMFRGRNEGVLQLSLNADPQFDEPPKESHGEQIIQDHLGLRLNNAPADSWRKGVVSWTWRIKVLMHLETELMGTVRERAEDEAINVFARNLHDLLMAAPAGLRATMGLDPGLRTGVKVAVVDGTGKLVATDTIYPHTGQAAKAAVAVAALCEKYNVELVAIGNGTASRETERFFLDVQKQFPKVTAQKVIVSEAGASVYSASELAAQEFPDLDVSLRGAVSIARRLQDPLAELVKIDPKSIGVGQYQHDVSQTQLARKLDAVVEDCVNAVGVDLNTASVPLLTRVAGLTRMMAQNIVAWRDENGQFQNRQQLLKVSRLGPKAFEQCAGFLRINHGDNPLDASTVHPEAYPIVERILAATEQSLRDLMGNSNELRNLKAADFTDERFGVPTVTDIIKELEKPGRDPRPEFKTAQFADGVETMNDLLPGMILEGAVTNVTNFGAFVDIGVHQDGLVHISSLSNKFVDDPHTVVKAGDIVKVKVLEVDLQRKRIALTMRLDEQPGETNARRGGGNNDRTQGNRPAPKAAKPRGRDAQPAGNSAMMDALAAAMGKKR from the coding sequence ATGATGAATGATTCTTTCTGCCGCATTATCGCAGGTGAAATTCAGGCTCGTGCTGAACAGGTAGAAGCTGCCGTTCGCCTGCTTGACGAAGGGAACACCGTGCCGTTTATCGCACGATATCGTAAGGAAATCACCGGCGGTCTGGACGATACGCAACTGCGTAATCTGGAAACCCGTCTGGGATATCTGCGTGAACTGGAAGACCGCCGTCAGGCAATCCTGAAATCTATCGGCGAGCAAGGCAAACTGACCGACGACCTGGCGAAAGCGATCAACGGCACGTTAAGTAAGACCGAACTCGAAGATCTCTATCTGCCGTACAAACCTAAGCGCCGTACCCGTGGGCAGATCGCCATTGAAGCAGGCCTTGAGCCGCTGGCAGACCTGCTGTGGAACGAGCCGTCTCACGACCCGGAAACAGAAGCCGCTAAATATCTCAACGCCGACAACGGCGTGGCGGATACCAAAGCGGCCCTCGACGGCGCACGTTACATCCTGATGGAACGCTTCGCTGAAGATGCCGCGCTGCTGGCGAAAGTGCGTGACTATCTGTGGAAGAACGCGCATTTGGTTTCCACCGTGGTAAGCGGTAAAGAAGAGGAAGGCGCGAAATTCCGCGACTACTTCGATCACCACGAACCGATCTCTACCGTGCCATCCCACCGTGCGCTGGCCATGTTCCGTGGCCGTAACGAGGGCGTGCTTCAGCTTTCGCTGAATGCCGATCCGCAGTTCGATGAGCCACCGAAAGAGAGCCACGGCGAGCAAATCATTCAGGATCACCTTGGCCTGCGACTGAACAACGCACCGGCAGACAGCTGGCGTAAAGGCGTTGTAAGCTGGACATGGCGAATTAAGGTGCTGATGCACCTCGAAACCGAACTGATGGGCACCGTGCGCGAACGCGCGGAAGATGAAGCAATCAACGTCTTTGCCCGTAACCTGCATGACCTGCTGATGGCGGCTCCGGCCGGCCTGCGCGCCACCATGGGCCTCGATCCCGGCCTGCGTACCGGCGTGAAGGTGGCGGTTGTTGACGGTACCGGTAAGCTGGTCGCGACCGACACCATTTATCCACACACCGGTCAGGCCGCCAAAGCCGCCGTTGCCGTTGCGGCGCTGTGTGAAAAATACAACGTTGAGCTGGTGGCGATTGGTAACGGTACAGCGTCGCGCGAAACCGAGCGCTTCTTCCTCGACGTGCAGAAACAGTTCCCGAAAGTCACCGCGCAGAAAGTGATCGTCAGCGAAGCCGGGGCATCGGTTTACTCGGCTTCCGAGCTGGCGGCGCAAGAGTTCCCGGATCTCGACGTTTCATTGCGTGGCGCAGTGTCTATCGCCCGTCGTCTGCAGGATCCGCTGGCTGAGCTGGTGAAAATCGATCCGAAATCGATCGGTGTGGGCCAGTATCAACACGACGTTAGCCAGACACAACTGGCGCGTAAGCTGGACGCGGTGGTGGAAGACTGTGTGAACGCCGTCGGCGTCGATCTAAATACCGCTTCCGTTCCGCTGTTGACCCGCGTGGCCGGCCTGACACGCATGATGGCGCAAAACATCGTCGCCTGGCGCGATGAGAACGGTCAGTTCCAGAACCGTCAGCAACTGCTGAAAGTCAGCCGTCTGGGGCCAAAAGCCTTTGAACAGTGCGCAGGCTTCCTGCGCATCAACCATGGCGATAACCCACTGGATGCCTCCACCGTTCACCCGGAAGCCTATCCGATTGTGGAACGCATTCTGGCCGCTACCGAGCAATCGCTGCGTGACCTGATGGGCAACAGCAACGAACTGCGCAATCTGAAAGCCGCCGATTTTACTGACGAACGCTTCGGGGTGCCGACCGTCACCGACATCATCAAAGAGCTGGAAAAGCCGGGTCGCGATCCGCGTCCTGAATTTAAAACCGCGCAGTTTGCCGATGGTGTCGAAACCATGAACGATCTGCTGCCGGGAATGATCCTGGAAGGGGCGGTCACCAACGTCACCAATTTCGGCGCGTTTGTTGATATCGGCGTTCATCAGGATGGCCTGGTGCATATCTCTTCGCTGTCGAATAAGTTCGTCGACGATCCACACACCGTGGTGAAAGCGGGCGACATTGTGAAGGTGAAAGTGCTGGAAGTGGACCTGCAACGTAAGCGTATCGCGCTGACCATGCGTCTGGACGAGCAGCCGGGTGAAACCAATGCGCGTCGCGGCGGCGGGAATAACGATCGCACTCAGGGCAATCGCCCAGCGCCAAAAGCGGCGAAACCGCGTGGTCGTGACGCCCAGCCTGCGGGCAACAGCGCGATGATGGATGCGCTGGCGGCGGCAATGGGTAAAAAGCGCTAA
- the greB gene encoding transcription elongation factor GreB — protein MKTPLITREGYEKLKQELNYLWREERPEVTKKVTWAASLGDRSENADYQYNKKRLREIDRRVRYLTKCMENLKIVDYSPQQEGKVFFGAWVEIENDDGDIRKFRIVGYDEIFGRKDYISIDSPMARALLKKEVGDLAVVNTPGGEASWYVNEIEYVK, from the coding sequence ATGAAAACGCCCCTGATAACCCGTGAAGGGTATGAAAAACTCAAACAAGAGCTGAATTATCTCTGGCGTGAAGAGCGCCCGGAAGTCACCAAAAAAGTTACCTGGGCCGCAAGTCTGGGTGACCGCAGCGAAAATGCCGACTACCAGTATAATAAAAAGCGCCTGCGTGAGATCGACCGCCGCGTCCGATATTTGACCAAGTGCATGGAGAATCTGAAAATCGTCGATTACTCCCCGCAGCAGGAGGGCAAAGTCTTCTTTGGCGCATGGGTTGAGATTGAAAATGACGATGGCGACATCCGCAAATTCCGTATTGTTGGCTACGATGAGATCTTCGGTCGTAAAGATTACATCTCTATCGACTCACCAATGGCGCGAGCGCTGCTGAAAAAAGAAGTCGGCGATCTCGCAGTAGTAAACACTCCTGGTGGCGAAGCCAGCTGGTACGTGAACGAGATTGAATACGTTAAGTGA
- the ompR gene encoding two-component system response regulator OmpR, which yields MQENYKILVVDDDMRLRALLERYLTEQGFQVRSVANAEQMDRLLTRESFHLMVLDLMLPGEDGLSICRRLRSQSNPMPIIMVTAKGEEVDRIVGLEIGADDYIPKPFNPRELLARIRAVLRRQANELPGAPSQEEAVIAFGKFKLNLGTREMFREDEPMPLTSGEFAVLKALVSHPREPLSRDKLMNLARGREYSAMERSIDVQISRLRRMVEEDPAHPRYIQTVWGLGYVFVPDGSKA from the coding sequence ATGCAAGAGAACTATAAGATTCTGGTGGTCGATGACGACATGCGCTTACGTGCGCTTCTGGAGCGTTATCTGACCGAGCAGGGCTTCCAGGTTCGAAGCGTCGCAAACGCTGAGCAGATGGATCGTCTGCTGACCCGTGAGTCTTTCCACCTGATGGTGCTGGATTTAATGTTGCCGGGAGAAGATGGCCTGTCTATTTGCCGTCGCCTGCGCAGCCAAAGCAACCCGATGCCGATCATTATGGTCACGGCGAAGGGCGAAGAAGTGGACCGTATTGTAGGACTGGAAATCGGCGCTGACGATTACATTCCGAAACCGTTTAACCCGCGTGAGCTACTGGCACGTATTCGCGCAGTCCTGCGCCGTCAGGCGAATGAACTGCCGGGCGCGCCTTCTCAGGAAGAAGCGGTCATTGCGTTTGGTAAGTTCAAACTGAACCTCGGTACGCGTGAAATGTTCCGTGAAGATGAGCCTATGCCGCTCACCAGCGGTGAGTTTGCGGTGCTGAAAGCACTGGTCAGCCATCCGCGTGAGCCGCTGTCCCGCGACAAGTTGATGAACCTCGCCCGTGGTCGTGAATATTCTGCGATGGAACGTTCTATCGACGTCCAGATTTCCCGTCTGCGTCGCATGGTGGAAGAAGATCCGGCGCATCCACGCTACATTCAGACCGTATGGGGTCTGGGCTACGTCTTCGTTCCGGACGGTTCTAAAGCATGA